gtgatgaggtttaggaagaaaggtaagcttagtcctatATTTAATTGTTCGTTTGAGATTAGTAATCGTGTGGGggatgtagcctatgagttggattttCCCCAGGTTCGTCAGGtgttcatccagtgttccatgtctctatgttgaagagatatcatggtcatggttcattTATCATTTGTTGCGATTCTGTCTTGTTGGATGAGAATTtgtcttatgaggaagagcctattacAATTATCGATAGAGAGGTTCGTAAGCTGAGGTTGAAAGAGATAGCGTcagtgaaggttcagtggaagaaccGTCCCGTTGATAAAGCTACTTAGGACACCGAATCTGATATGCGCAATAACTATCGCTAGCTTTTCACCGAGTTAGGTACCTTTCCCTCGTTTATCTTCCTTATCCGTTAGGggatgaacggttgtttaattgttatctgatgtaatgacccgctaggtcgttatgggggcTTTTACCATTTTACCATTGCTAGTACCTTCCCGAAGATAGAAATAAGCTAATAATAACTCAAAGGTGTAGAAGTCTAAAAACTAGAACTTGaattgtttgttgttgttgttgtgttttgttGAACAATTTGAGCTACTGGTCAATATGGACTGCTGCAACGATGGTGGTACCGCTGCAGCGATGGTGGTACTGCTGTAGCAGTGGTGGTGGCCGTCACGGGGGCGCGAAAAGTTAATGAGGTCCGTCATAGTGGGACCGTTCTCGCTATAGCGGGATCGCCGTATCGAAACGGTCGACCGCTGCAGTGATCGATGGAAGGCTGAATCAGCGTTTTATATTCCTTATTCTGAACTCATTCCCCTACATGACTCCAAAATAGTTCCCAAGAACACTTGTGGcgattttctaaggctagggctaaaatactcttgaaaggtaagtctcaacccttttactttgttcattccatcaccatcttaagtttcatgattagtttaaggttctctaatggtgaatgaaaggactaaaaccctagaacttaagaaaacCTTTGAATAATGAATGGGTTAGTGATTTTATTGTTATTTATTCATCTaaagttatagattatctttCCTAAGGTGGGAATTCAAGTTCTAATGGATGAGAATGATGTAGTGAGACTTATAGTTTCATAAACATGGTAACCTTAGCATAAAAAACTGCTTGTAAAAtggttgaattgattagaaatcCATGAATTAAAATTTTATGATCATTGGGAGAGAGGTAATGATGAGTTCATCATAAGTGAATGTTCAACCAATTGGAAAAAGTACAAATAAGTGGGTTTCCCTTTTCAAATCGTTGTATTGTTTAAGTAGATGATTCGAATACTCATTTAgcgctatatttctagactttgaacgttctgaggcgatacggaagggaaaggctcaCGTGGAATAGCTTGTATTGTTCCAGTTCtacgttgaggtaggttacggtctacttgagttagactttgattagttgattgtatatgttattaagttgataggagaaagcatgattaggtctccgGACATAAAGGGTGGTTGGAAAATCCTAagtttgatattttgattgttacgtgatgaactattatgatatgataaagaaggagttaatgaatactcttcttgttgacttggagtaatcccttattcatgctattgatgaatagattcttgagtcttgatatgacttgtggcatggtgactTACGTTCCTTGATATTGATTCATTGATTTTCATATTCCTTATTGATTGTTGGGAACGAAAATACATTGAGATGAGAAAGaacatataaatatgaaaaggcacatttgatagggggtgaggatgtggcctagttatggggtCGTGATCCGAAGTCAGttctggagcgagtggtacatagacaccatagATCCCCTATAGGTCATGGCTATTTCAGAAAATAATACCATTTaacatgtgtgtacggatatgtgagAGAGTTGAGATAATTGGTGAGTTAGTGAAGACATGGgttgagttacttttattgatttTTATTTGTGTAGGCTTATCTTATTTTCGTAttggatgattcttgttgataatttcatatggttgtgttgttgtgcctatctgtctattctattgattttatgattttatgcatgagactaatcttagtcagcctccgatatctaccggtacatagtgtttgtactaatactaccttgtggcattcttttgagtgcagattatgaTCCAGAGATAtctaccagacctcatatttagcgtgaggaTAGTTTCCGACAGATTTGAGGGtaagctcctatccatgccaggctGCCTAAGGATCTTCTTTTgttgatgtctactttcatttcAGACGTTACTTATGTTATTTCAGACAGTTGTTATTTCCTTAGACAGTTTAGGTTAGAGTCAttatacgatgactttcagatcttggggttgtaatagttagacttctgcaattattatttatttatggcatgactagacatttTGGGTGATTATTATACTTATTATGTCCTTTACATGTCTAAAAGTGGTTAATTAAATGGTAATCGGTTGGATAGTTGGTTAAGTAGATGGTTCGCCTACTAAGGGATTTGTGTGGGTGTCATTCACGGCTactcgggtcgtgacacctttgtATTTCATAAGCTTTAACTCGTGCTAAGAGTCTAGAGAACTTAAGCAATAAATATAGGTTTAATGGTTTCTTCACTAATGTAGTTTCAGTCTTTCAAAATGGGATTGGCTAGTGGATTCAACTTCTTTAAAGCATGCATTTGATGAGATGAtaagcttgaatcttccattaatGTTGATGAAATTGACTATTGCAAAGTTAGgctttatacccaaattggggggttTTTCACTTAAATAATGAAATTGACCCACTCTTAAGTTACTTTAGCAAATGATTAATAGGATTCAACTCTAAGAACGTTGAGTTGCATGTCTCACTTTCAAAATACTCATTTTACCCTTGTAGGCCAGTTATCCCCTTTCTCCATAGTTGAATTTGACTCAAAAGTtgagtatagcaatatgggtgttgttcttccTTATTTCTGATTTACAACTCGATTATGAATAGACTATGAGTATTTAGAGGCGCTACGAAAGGGCAAGTCAAAGTGTGATTGTTTGTGGCTCTTgctcggctaccaggtaggttacgacttacttttcGGTTAGACTCAAATTACTGAAACATATATGGGAGTTAGATATTGACAGGGAAAGCATGCTAGCCCGTCGGGTATGGAGTTGGAATGGAATTCTACTAGGTTGGTTGCTGTTGATTGTGGCTTGTCGCCTTGTTATTGTATTTAGGGTTGTTGCATtatttgtt
The sequence above is a segment of the Lycium barbarum isolate Lr01 chromosome 6, ASM1917538v2, whole genome shotgun sequence genome. Coding sequences within it:
- the LOC132644146 gene encoding uncharacterized protein LOC132644146 produces the protein MAPFKDFYGRRYRFYIGLFDEFKVRPWGTDLLKDSLDKVKVIQVKLSAAQSRQKEYADQKVLDLEFIVGEQVLFKVSPMMGVMRFRKKGKLSPIFNCSFEISNRVGDVAYELDFPQRYHGHGSFIICCDSVLLDENLSYEEEPITIIDREVRKLRLKEIASVKVQWKNRPVDKAT